The following are encoded together in the Sparus aurata chromosome 1, fSpaAur1.1, whole genome shotgun sequence genome:
- the LOC115582391 gene encoding N-acetylmuramoyl-L-alanine amidase-like — MTSFGLGSFFILGLSYFTTVYSRPAGVHLRNMDSFVRAVQQVEDSNPGLSPLAMVRALRRTAGHDDPMTIHFLGSSYNLSDAEGLETAILNASSFSFFDKAIHHIVTDSGEERGVVLAPDGTTVALAPLLLGIETGLKAKMEGTPAVGLFPLTLGRTLGLSFQSLQDIPVSFRLGPNGCWDNVDHPKMFKLYRPATLATDAVINGGMDGAILGMDLSNRSAHEQPQALSEILKGYYSFTLHEKQGLDAVTSHVSPRRREISRSILEPLDLHSQVMEALKLVWKLEKTEWIALDTGVGKAVKDGLQTFVHKYWDCPQIIPRCQWGAKGSRGTPIPLSLPLQFLYIHHTYEPSSPCLSFTDCSRNMRSMQRFHQEDRGWSDIGYSFVVGSDGYIYEGRGWRHLGTHTRGHNNIGYGVSIIGNYTATLPSRYAMDLLRHRLVQCAVDEGGLVANFTIHGHRQVVNYTTCPGDAFFSEIRSWEHFRE, encoded by the exons ATGACTTCATTTGGACTGGGGTCGTTTTTTATCCTGGGTTTATCTTACTTCACAACTGTTTATAGCAGGCCGGCAG GTGTCCACCTGCGTAACATGGACAGTTTCGTCAGAGCTGTTCAGCAGGTTGAAGACTCCAACCCTGGGCTGTCCCCCCTGGCTATGGTCAGGGCCCTGCGGAGGACCGCTGGTCACGATGATCCAATGACCATCCATTTCTTGGGTTCATCATATAATCTCAGTGATGCTGAGGGCCTAGAGACAGCCATTCTCAATGCCTCATCCTTCAGCTTCTTTGACAAGGCTATCCACCACATTGTGACGGATTCCGGAGAGGAACGAGGGGTGGTCCTCGCTCCAGATGGCACCACGGTAGCTCTTGCACCCTTACTGCTAGGAATCGAAACAGGACTGAAAGCCAAGATGGAGGGAACGCCAGCTGTTGGACTCTTCCCTCTCACCTTAGGAAGGACGCTGGGCCTGTCCTTCCAAAGTCTGCAGGACATCCCTGTATCTTTTCGCTTGGGGCCCAACGGCTGCTGGGACAATGTGGACCACCCTAAGATGTTCAAGCTGTATCGACCTGCCACTCTGGCCACTGATGCTGTTATTAATGGAGGCATGGATGGAGCTATACTGGGAATGGATCTCAGCAACCGATCTGCACATGAACAGCCGCAGGCCCTCAGTGAGATTTTGAAAGGATACTATAGTTTTACTCTGCATGAGAAGCAGGGACTCGATGCTGTGACTAGCCATGTTAGTCCACGACGAAGGGAGATCTCTCGATCCATTCTTGAGCCTCTGGATCTTCACAGTCAGGTGATGGAGGCACTAAAATTAGTCTGGAAGCTGGAGAAGACAGAATGGATTGCTCTGGACACTGGAGTGGGGAAGGCGGTGAAGGACGGATTGCAGACATTTGTACACAAATACTGGG aCTGCCCTCAAATTATCCCTCGTTGTCAGTGGGGGGCAAAGGGCTCCCGGGGTACACCTATCCCACTGTCGCTACCCCTCCAGTTCCTCTACATTCACCACACCTATGAGCCATCCTCGCCCTGTTTATCCTTCACAGACTGCTCTCGTAACATGAGATCCATGCAGCGTTTCCACCAGGAAGATCGAGGCTGGAGTGACATAGGATACAG CTTCGTTGTTGGCTCTGATGGTTACATCTATGAAGGCAGAGGTTGGAGACACCTCGGCACACACACCAGGGGGCACAATAATATCGGGTATGGTGTGTCCATCATCGGTAACTACACCGCCACCCTGCCTTCTCGTTATGCTATGGACCTGCTGCGCCATCGTCTCGTCCAATGTGCAGTAGATGAAGGAGGACTGGTTGCCAACTTCACCATCCACGGACACAGACAGGTGGTAAACTACACCACCTGCCCTGGAGACGCCTTCTTTTCTGAAATAAGAAGCTGGGAACATTTCAGGGAATGA
- the trappc5 gene encoding trafficking protein particle complex subunit 5, giving the protein METRFTRGKSAILERPLSRPKTEVSVSAFALLFSEVVQYCQSRVYSVTELQARLAELGQRVGASLLDVLVLREKNGKRETKVLNILLFIKVSVWRALFGKEADKLEQANDDDKTYYIIEKEPLVNTFISVPKENSSLNCAAFTGGIVEAILTHSSFPAKVTVHWHKGTTLMIKFNDEVIARDKALEGR; this is encoded by the exons ATGGAGACTCGCTTCACCCGAGGCAAGTCTGCTATTTTAGAGCGGCCTCTGAGCCGACCCAAGACCGAGGTGAGTGTGAGCGCCTTCGCCCTGCTGTTCTCGGAGGTGGTGCAGTACTGCCAGAGCCGGGTGTACTCGGTGACCGAGCTGCAGGCTCGTCTGGCCGAGCTAGGTCAGCGGGTCGGAGCCAGCCTGCTGGACGTCCTGGTGCTGAGGGAGAAGAACGGCAAGAGGGAGACTAAAGTATTAAACATACTGCTGTTCATCAAG GTATCCGTGTGGAGAGCCTTGTTCGGTAAGGAGGCAGACAAGCTGGAGCAGGCCAATGACGATGACAAGACCTACTACATCATCGAAAAAGAGCCCCTCGTCAACACATTCATCTCCGTCCCTAAGGAGAACAGCAGCTTGAACTGTGCAGCCTTCACTGGAGGGATCGTAGAGGCCATCCTCACCCACAGCAGCTTCCCCGCCAAGGTCACCGTCCACTGGCACAAGGGCACCACACTCATGATCAAGTTTAATGATGAGGTGATCGCCAGAGACAAAGCACTGGAGGGCAGATAG
- the mcoln1a gene encoding mucolipin-1a, producing the protein MAATGQHDSSERDGLSCSVSRYGSTDSSGEYDHQSNNHGNNHCNHRVPTAMAGHWVGAEQEEEAIRRKLKYFFMSPCDKYHAKGRKPYKLILQLLKIVVVTAQLVLFGLSNQVVVTFKEENTMTFKHLFLKDYDESSDDSFAVYTQNDVYDHVFYAVEQYLALPQTTVGRYAYVYGVGVNGSALSLCQQYYKKGRIDPANDTFSIDPHVITDCIGVNPLSVPPAPLGNSYKNFTLKFHKFINVTIEFQLKAINIQTIINNEIPDCYTFYITIVLDNKAHSGKVKIRLENQATIKECKDPSVSGHAENYTRLTFDVAVALLCMLSLLLCGRSILRGIMLQKEFVHFFKETLDRKVCWGDRLEFINGWYILLIISDILTIIGSIIKIGIESKNMSSYDLCGILLGTSTLLVWVGVIRYLTFFQKYNILIVTLRAAFPNVIRFCCCVAVIYLGYCFCGWIVLGPYHVKFRSLSMVSECLFSLINGDDMFVTFSEMQESSTLVWLFSQVYLYTFISLFIYMVLSLFIALITGAYETIKHQTQEPIHITDLHAFIAECTDAPNSGKFRGLETSPCSFFCCCDRTTTYEDVLLVN; encoded by the exons ATGGCGGCGACAGGACAGCACGACTCGTCAG aaAGAGATGGCCTGTCCTGCTCAGTGTCTCGCTATGGCTCCACAGACAGCAGCGGGGAGTACGACCATCAGAGTAACAATCATGGCAACAACCACTGCAACCATCGTGTACCCACGGCGATGGCAGGTCATTGGGTCGGGGctgaacaggaagaggaggccatTCGCAGGAAGCTGAAATATTTCTTCATGAGCCCTTGTGATAAATATCACGCCAAAGGCCGCAAGCCTTATAAGCTgatcctgcagctgctcaagATTGTTGTTGTCACAGCTCAG TTGGTGCTGTTTGGCCTCAGTAACCAGGTGGTGGTGACCTTTAAGGAGGAGAACACTATGACCTTCAAGCACCTCTTCCTCAAAGACTATGACGAGTCTTCAGACGACTCCTTTGCTGTTTATACGCAGAACGACGTCTATGACCACGTGTTCTACGCTGTTGAGCAG TATCTGGCTTTACCGCAGACTACAGTGGGACGCTATGCATATGTCTACGGTGTTGGTGTGAATGGCAGTGCGCTGTCCTTGTGCCAACAGTACTACAAGAAAGGAAGGATCGATCCAGCCAATGACACCTTCAGTATAGACCCACATGTCATCACAG ACTGCATAGGTGTGAACCCGCTGTCGGTCCCTCCAGCTCCGCTCGGCAACAGCTACAAGAACTTTACACTCAAGTTCCACAA GTTCATTAATGTCACCATCGAGTTCCAGCTGAAGGCGATCAATATACAGACCATCATCAACAATGAGATCCCAGACTGCTACACTTTTTACATAACG atAGTCCTGGACAACAAGGCTCACAGCGGCAAGGTGAAGATTCGGTTAGAAAACCAGGCAACCATAAAGGAGTGTAAAGACCCGAGCGTCTCTGGACACG CTGAGAACTACACGCGTCTAACGTTTGATGTCGCTGTGGCTCTGCTCTGCatgctgtcactgctgctgtgtggaCGCTCCATACTGCGAGGCATCATGCTGCAAAAG GAGTTTGTGCACTTCTTTAAGGAGACTTTGGACCGCAAAGTGTGCTGGGGTGACCGGCTGGAGTTCATTAACGGCTGGTAtatcctcctcatcatcagcGACATTCTCACCATCATTGGCAGTATCATCAAAATCGGCATTGAGTCAAAG AATATGTCCTCGTATGATTTGTGTGGCATCCTGTTGGGAACCTCCACACTCTTGGTGTGGGTTGGAGTAATTCGCTACCTCACATTCTTCCAGAAGTACAAT ATCCTGATCGTGACGCTTCGAGCAGCATTTCCTAATGTGATTCggttctgctgctgtgtggcaGTCATCTATCTGGGCTACTGCTTCTGTGGCTGGATTGTCCTGGGACCATATCATGTCAAG TTTCGCTCTCTGTCCATGGTGTCAGAGTGTCTGTTCTCCCTCATCAACGGTGACGACATGTTTGTGACATTCTCGGAGATGCAGGAGAGCAGCACTCTGGTGTGGCTGTTCAGCCAGGTGTACCTATACACCTTCATCTCCCTCTTCATTTACATGGTGCTGTCACTCTTCATCGCTCTCATCACTGGAGCCTACGAGACCATCAAG CACCAAACCCAAGAACCCATCCACATCACAGACCTGCACGCCTTCATAGCAGAGTGTACAGACGCACCGAACTCCGGGAAGTTCAGGGGTCTGGAGACGTCGCCGTGctccttcttctgctgctgtgacag AACAACGACGTATGAGGACGTCCTGCTAGTGAACTGA